A window from Citrus sinensis cultivar Valencia sweet orange chromosome 3, DVS_A1.0, whole genome shotgun sequence encodes these proteins:
- the LOC102623611 gene encoding TMV resistance protein N-like isoform X3: MASSSIQNVSHWPYDAFLSFRGADTRKSFISHLYAALNGKGIYVFKDDKELERGASISPGLLKAIEDSRISIIVFSQNYASSTWCLDELVKIVQCKNKNDHQQMVFPIFYDVEPTVVRKQTGSFREAFSKHEEAFRENLEKVKNWRDGLKEVANISGWELNEYRSELEFIWDIVKAISSKIPVKSETLKNLVGIDSRLEELRSLMNKGPNDDVRMIGICGMGGLGKTTLARVVYDLISHEFEGSSFLADVREKFENKGSVISFQRQLLFEILKLEKDSIWNVGDGINILGSRLQHKKVLLVIDDVVDIKQLEYLAGKREWFGSGSRIIVTSRDEHLLKTHGMDEIYKPNELNYHDALQLFNMKAFKIQKPLEECVQLSEGVLRYVGGLPLALEVLGSFLNGRSVDQWRSTLERLQIEPPNKIMSILQISFDGLQELEKKIFLDIACFFKRKTKDYVSKILDSCGFDIGISVLIEKSLLTVRENNRLWMHDLIQEMGRQIVRRQSPDEPGKRSRLWKEADVHHVLSQNTGSEVVEGIMVDDYFFRGNDVHLSAKAFSQMTNLRLLKINNVQLPEGLEYLSNRLRLLDWHRYPLKSLPSNLQLDKIVEFKMCYSRIEELWKGIKPLNMLRVLKLSHSENLIKTPDFTKVPNLEVLDLEGCTGLREIHQSLLRHNKLILLNLKGCTSLTTLPGEIFMESLKTLVLSGCSKLKKFPDIVMRSMGDLTELFLDGTSIAEVPSSIELLTRLELLNLNDCRSLVRLPSSINGLKSLKTLNLSGCFKLENVPETLGQVESLEKLDISVTARRQPPSSIFLMKNLKELSCRGCKGSPSSASRFLRFPINLMRWSSDPVALSLPSSLSGLCSLTKLDISDCDLGEGAIPSSIGDLCSLEWLLLSGNSFVSLPASIYRLSNLRRIELEECKMLQNLPRLPASLQSISLDGCVSLETISDVLNLNEHQLPNFHLRCADCLKLAGNYDLALSLLKEYIKNSENMSLSDKYIKHVMTMGDVLT; encoded by the exons ATGGCTTCATCGAGCATACAAAATGTGTCTCATTGGCCATATGATGCCTTCTTAAGCTTTAGAGGAGCAGACACCCGTAAAAGCTTCATAAGTCATCTCTATGCTGCTTTGAATGGAAAAGGAATTTATGTATTCAAGGATGACAAAGAACTTGAGAGAGGAGCATCCATTTCACCTGGACTTCTTAAGGCAATTGAAGATTCtagaatttcaattattgttttctcTCAAAACTATGCTTCCTCCACTTGGTGCTTGGATGAACTTGTTAAGATTGTTCAATGCAAGAACAAAAACGATCATCAACAAATGgtttttccaattttctatGATGTTGAACCCACTGTGGTAAGGAAACAAACGGGAAGTTTTCGAGAAGCTTTTTCTAAACATGAAGAAGCTTTTAGGGAGAATCtagaaaaagtgaaaaattggAGAGACGGTTTGAAAGAGGTGGCTAATATTTCTGGCTGGGAATTGAACGAGTACAG GAGTGAGTTGGAATTTATTTGGGATATTGTCAAGGCGATATCAAGTAAAATTCCTGTAAAATCAGAGACTCTTAAGAATCTAGTGGGAATAGATTCACGCTTGGAAGAACTGAGGTCTCTTATGAACAAAGGGCCTAATGATGATGTTCGTATGATAGGGATTTGTGGTATGGGAGGTTTAGGTAAGACGACTCTTGCAAGAGTTGTTTATGACTTGATCTCTCATGAATTTGAAGGGAGTAGTTTTCTTGCCGATGTTagagaaaaatttgaaaacaaaggCAGTGTAATCTCTTTTCAAAGGCAACTCCTTTTCGAAATATTGAAGCTCGAAAAAGATAGCATATGGAATGTCGGTGATGGCATCAACATTTTAGGAAGCAGGCTGCAACACAAAAAGGTTCTTCTTGTTATTGATGATGTGGTTGACATAAAGCAATTAGAGTATTTAGCTGGAAAGCGTGAGTGGTTTGGTTCAGGCAGTAGGATCATTGTAACATCGCGAGATGAACATCTATTAAAGACACATGGAATGGATGAAATATATAAGCCTAATGAACTAAATTACCATGATGCTCTTCAACTTTTCAACATGAAAGCTTTTAAAATCCAAAAGCCTCTTGAAGAATGTGTGCAGCTGTCAGAAGGTGTTCTACGGTATGTCGGTGGTCTTCCATTAGCTCTCGAAGTTTTGGGTTCCTTTTTGAATGGTAGATCCGTGGATCAATGGAGAAGCACCTTGGAAAGGCTACAAATAGAGCCTCCCAATAAGATTATGAGTATACTTCAAATAAGTTTTGACGGACTACAAGAattagagaagaaaatatttctcgATATTGCATGTTTCTTTAAACGGAAGACTAAAGATTATGTATCGAAAATTCTCGACAGCTGTGGTTTTGATATCGGAATTAGTGTCCTTAtagaaaaatctttattaacAGTACGTGAGAATAACAGACTGTGGATGCATGATTTGATACAAGAAATGGGTCGCCAAATTGTTAGGAGACAATCCCCCGACGAGCCTGGAAAACGTAGTAGATTGTGGAAGGAAGCAGATGTACACCATGTATTGTCACAAAATACA gGAAGTGAAGTAGTTGAAGGAATAATGGTTGATGATTATTTCTTTCGTGGAAATGATGTGCATTTAAGTGCTAAAGCATTTTCGCAGATGACCAACCTAAGACTGCTCAAAATCAATAATGTGCAACTTCCTGAAGGCCTAGAATACCTCTCGAACAGGTTGCGATTACTTGATTGGCATCGGTATCCTTTGAAATCTTTGCCATCAAATCTGCAATTGgataaaattgttgaatttaaaatgtgCTACAGCCGCATTGAAGAATTATGGAAGGGAATCAAA CCTTTAAACATGTTGAGAGTCTTGAAACTCAGCCATTCGGAGAATCTGATTAAGACACCAGACTTCACAAAGGTCCCAAACTTAGAGGTGTTGGATCTTGAAGGATGTACAGGGTTGCGTGAAATTCACCAGTCTTTGCTACGTCACAATAAGCTGAtcttgttgaatttgaaaggtTGTACAAGTCTTACAACTCTTCCGGGTGAGATTTTTATGGAATCTCTTAAAACACTTGTTCTATCTGGTTGctcaaaattgaagaaatttccAGACATTGTAATGAGAAGTATGGGAGATTTGACGGAGCTCTTTTTAGATGGAACTTCTATTGCAGAAGTACCATCATCAATAGAACTTTTGACCAGACTTGaattgttaaatttgaatgacTGCAGAAGTCTCGTGAGACTTCCTAGCAGTATAAATGGTTTGAAATCCCTCAAAACTTTGAATCTCTCAGGCTGCTTCAAACTTGAAAATGTGCCTGAGACGCTTGGGCAAGTAGAAAGTTTGGAAAAACTTGATATAAGTGTTACAGCTAGAAGGCAACCTCCATCGTCGATTTTTCTTATGAAGAATCTTAAAGAACTATCTTGTCGTGGGTGCAAAGGATCACCATCATCTGCATCACGATTTCTGCGCTTTCCTATCAATTTGATGCGATGGAGTTCAGATCCGGTGGCTTTGAGTTTGCCGTCTTCTCTGTCAGGTTTGTGTAGTTTAACGAAATTGGATATCAGTGACTGTGATCTAGGGGAAGGAGCAATCCCAAGTAGTATTGGCGACTTATGCTCATTAGAATGGTTGTTGCTGAGTGGAAACAGTTTTGTTTCGCTACCGGCAAGCATCTACCGTCTTTCTAATCTTCGGCGGATTGAATTAGAGGAATGCAAAATGCTTCAAAATCTGCCTCGACTTCCAGCCAGTCTACAGTCGATTTCGTTAGACGGTTGTGTTTCGTTGGAAACAATATCAgatgtattaaatttaaacgAGCATCAACTCCCGAACTTCCACCTTCGTTGTGCGGATTGCTTGAAATTGGCTGGCAACTATGATTTGGCGCTTTCACTGCTGAAAgagtacattaaaaattcTGAG AATATGTCACTGTCAGACAAGTACATTAAACATGTAAT GACCATGGGAGACGTTTTGACATAA
- the LOC102623611 gene encoding TMV resistance protein N-like isoform X1 — MASSSIQNVSHWPYDAFLSFRGADTRKSFISHLYAALNGKGIYVFKDDKELERGASISPGLLKAIEDSRISIIVFSQNYASSTWCLDELVKIVQCKNKNDHQQMVFPIFYDVEPTVVRKQTGSFREAFSKHEEAFRENLEKVKNWRDGLKEVANISGWELNEYRSELEFIWDIVKAISSKIPVKSETLKNLVGIDSRLEELRSLMNKGPNDDVRMIGICGMGGLGKTTLARVVYDLISHEFEGSSFLADVREKFENKGSVISFQRQLLFEILKLEKDSIWNVGDGINILGSRLQHKKVLLVIDDVVDIKQLEYLAGKREWFGSGSRIIVTSRDEHLLKTHGMDEIYKPNELNYHDALQLFNMKAFKIQKPLEECVQLSEGVLRYVGGLPLALEVLGSFLNGRSVDQWRSTLERLQIEPPNKIMSILQISFDGLQELEKKIFLDIACFFKRKTKDYVSKILDSCGFDIGISVLIEKSLLTVRENNRLWMHDLIQEMGRQIVRRQSPDEPGKRSRLWKEADVHHVLSQNTGSEVVEGIMVDDYFFRGNDVHLSAKAFSQMTNLRLLKINNVQLPEGLEYLSNRLRLLDWHRYPLKSLPSNLQLDKIVEFKMCYSRIEELWKGIKPLNMLRVLKLSHSENLIKTPDFTKVPNLEVLDLEGCTGLREIHQSLLRHNKLILLNLKGCTSLTTLPGEIFMESLKTLVLSGCSKLKKFPDIVMRSMGDLTELFLDGTSIAEVPSSIELLTRLELLNLNDCRSLVRLPSSINGLKSLKTLNLSGCFKLENVPETLGQVESLEKLDISVTARRQPPSSIFLMKNLKELSCRGCKGSPSSASRFLRFPINLMRWSSDPVALSLPSSLSGLCSLTKLDISDCDLGEGAIPSSIGDLCSLEWLLLSGNSFVSLPASIYRLSNLRRIELEECKMLQNLPRLPASLQSISLDGCVSLETISDVLNLNEHQLPNFHLRCADCLKLAGNYDLALSLLKEYIKNSENMSLSDKYIKHDHGRRFDIIVPGSEIPEWFEYQNNEGSSITISTPPKTYKNRKLVGYAMCCVFHVPKYSLPYYIRPLPYPVHDLGGWPTDRYGYGIWFGKQFGQAVSDHLWLYYLNREEVWRYYHNIYKVKFDSPSGLELKRCGLHPIYVHEGDKFNQTSDPVWNLNEFDHDCLGSTSFMRSLNDDLDRAEASGSCCGDDAGSTTSSERSFLKRSLEGYVGAAEASGSGCCNDEEEPRPKRFRQLE; from the exons ATGGCTTCATCGAGCATACAAAATGTGTCTCATTGGCCATATGATGCCTTCTTAAGCTTTAGAGGAGCAGACACCCGTAAAAGCTTCATAAGTCATCTCTATGCTGCTTTGAATGGAAAAGGAATTTATGTATTCAAGGATGACAAAGAACTTGAGAGAGGAGCATCCATTTCACCTGGACTTCTTAAGGCAATTGAAGATTCtagaatttcaattattgttttctcTCAAAACTATGCTTCCTCCACTTGGTGCTTGGATGAACTTGTTAAGATTGTTCAATGCAAGAACAAAAACGATCATCAACAAATGgtttttccaattttctatGATGTTGAACCCACTGTGGTAAGGAAACAAACGGGAAGTTTTCGAGAAGCTTTTTCTAAACATGAAGAAGCTTTTAGGGAGAATCtagaaaaagtgaaaaattggAGAGACGGTTTGAAAGAGGTGGCTAATATTTCTGGCTGGGAATTGAACGAGTACAG GAGTGAGTTGGAATTTATTTGGGATATTGTCAAGGCGATATCAAGTAAAATTCCTGTAAAATCAGAGACTCTTAAGAATCTAGTGGGAATAGATTCACGCTTGGAAGAACTGAGGTCTCTTATGAACAAAGGGCCTAATGATGATGTTCGTATGATAGGGATTTGTGGTATGGGAGGTTTAGGTAAGACGACTCTTGCAAGAGTTGTTTATGACTTGATCTCTCATGAATTTGAAGGGAGTAGTTTTCTTGCCGATGTTagagaaaaatttgaaaacaaaggCAGTGTAATCTCTTTTCAAAGGCAACTCCTTTTCGAAATATTGAAGCTCGAAAAAGATAGCATATGGAATGTCGGTGATGGCATCAACATTTTAGGAAGCAGGCTGCAACACAAAAAGGTTCTTCTTGTTATTGATGATGTGGTTGACATAAAGCAATTAGAGTATTTAGCTGGAAAGCGTGAGTGGTTTGGTTCAGGCAGTAGGATCATTGTAACATCGCGAGATGAACATCTATTAAAGACACATGGAATGGATGAAATATATAAGCCTAATGAACTAAATTACCATGATGCTCTTCAACTTTTCAACATGAAAGCTTTTAAAATCCAAAAGCCTCTTGAAGAATGTGTGCAGCTGTCAGAAGGTGTTCTACGGTATGTCGGTGGTCTTCCATTAGCTCTCGAAGTTTTGGGTTCCTTTTTGAATGGTAGATCCGTGGATCAATGGAGAAGCACCTTGGAAAGGCTACAAATAGAGCCTCCCAATAAGATTATGAGTATACTTCAAATAAGTTTTGACGGACTACAAGAattagagaagaaaatatttctcgATATTGCATGTTTCTTTAAACGGAAGACTAAAGATTATGTATCGAAAATTCTCGACAGCTGTGGTTTTGATATCGGAATTAGTGTCCTTAtagaaaaatctttattaacAGTACGTGAGAATAACAGACTGTGGATGCATGATTTGATACAAGAAATGGGTCGCCAAATTGTTAGGAGACAATCCCCCGACGAGCCTGGAAAACGTAGTAGATTGTGGAAGGAAGCAGATGTACACCATGTATTGTCACAAAATACA gGAAGTGAAGTAGTTGAAGGAATAATGGTTGATGATTATTTCTTTCGTGGAAATGATGTGCATTTAAGTGCTAAAGCATTTTCGCAGATGACCAACCTAAGACTGCTCAAAATCAATAATGTGCAACTTCCTGAAGGCCTAGAATACCTCTCGAACAGGTTGCGATTACTTGATTGGCATCGGTATCCTTTGAAATCTTTGCCATCAAATCTGCAATTGgataaaattgttgaatttaaaatgtgCTACAGCCGCATTGAAGAATTATGGAAGGGAATCAAA CCTTTAAACATGTTGAGAGTCTTGAAACTCAGCCATTCGGAGAATCTGATTAAGACACCAGACTTCACAAAGGTCCCAAACTTAGAGGTGTTGGATCTTGAAGGATGTACAGGGTTGCGTGAAATTCACCAGTCTTTGCTACGTCACAATAAGCTGAtcttgttgaatttgaaaggtTGTACAAGTCTTACAACTCTTCCGGGTGAGATTTTTATGGAATCTCTTAAAACACTTGTTCTATCTGGTTGctcaaaattgaagaaatttccAGACATTGTAATGAGAAGTATGGGAGATTTGACGGAGCTCTTTTTAGATGGAACTTCTATTGCAGAAGTACCATCATCAATAGAACTTTTGACCAGACTTGaattgttaaatttgaatgacTGCAGAAGTCTCGTGAGACTTCCTAGCAGTATAAATGGTTTGAAATCCCTCAAAACTTTGAATCTCTCAGGCTGCTTCAAACTTGAAAATGTGCCTGAGACGCTTGGGCAAGTAGAAAGTTTGGAAAAACTTGATATAAGTGTTACAGCTAGAAGGCAACCTCCATCGTCGATTTTTCTTATGAAGAATCTTAAAGAACTATCTTGTCGTGGGTGCAAAGGATCACCATCATCTGCATCACGATTTCTGCGCTTTCCTATCAATTTGATGCGATGGAGTTCAGATCCGGTGGCTTTGAGTTTGCCGTCTTCTCTGTCAGGTTTGTGTAGTTTAACGAAATTGGATATCAGTGACTGTGATCTAGGGGAAGGAGCAATCCCAAGTAGTATTGGCGACTTATGCTCATTAGAATGGTTGTTGCTGAGTGGAAACAGTTTTGTTTCGCTACCGGCAAGCATCTACCGTCTTTCTAATCTTCGGCGGATTGAATTAGAGGAATGCAAAATGCTTCAAAATCTGCCTCGACTTCCAGCCAGTCTACAGTCGATTTCGTTAGACGGTTGTGTTTCGTTGGAAACAATATCAgatgtattaaatttaaacgAGCATCAACTCCCGAACTTCCACCTTCGTTGTGCGGATTGCTTGAAATTGGCTGGCAACTATGATTTGGCGCTTTCACTGCTGAAAgagtacattaaaaattcTGAG AATATGTCACTGTCAGACAAGTACATTAAACAT GACCATGGGAGACGTTTTGACATAATTGTTCCTGGAAGTGAAATCCCAGAGTGGTTCGAGTATCAGAATAATGAGGGTTCTTCAATAACAATAAGCACGCCTCCAAAGACGTATAAGAATCGTAAGCTTGTGGGATATGCTATGTGCTGTGTTTTTCATGTCCCTAAATATTCACTTCCTTATTATATACGACCGCTTCCATATCCCGTACATGATCTGGGTGGCTGGCCTACCGACCGGTATGGTTATGGAATTTGGTTTGGAAAGCAATTCGGTCAGGCTGTGTCAGACCATCTTTGGCTATACTACCTGAATAGGGAAGAGGTGTGGCGATACTaccataatatttataaagtgAAATTTGATTCGCCGTCGGGATTGGAGTTGAAGAGGTGTGGTTTGCATCCAATCTATGTGCATGAAGGGGATAAGTTCAACCAAACAAGTGATCCGGTTTGGAATTTGAACGAATTCGATCACGATTGTTTAGGTTCAACATCCTTTATGCGTAGCCTTAATGATGACTTAGACAGGGCAGAAGCCAGTGGAAGTTGCTGCGGGGATGATGCAGGATCAACGACGTCGTCTGAGCGAAGCTTTCTAAAGCGAAGTCTTGAAGGATATGTTGGGGCGGCTGAAGCTAGTGGAAGTGGCTGCTGTAATGATGAGGAGGAACCACGACCTAAAAGATTTAGACAACTCGAATGA
- the LOC102623611 gene encoding TMV resistance protein N-like isoform X2 — MASSSIQNVSHWPYDAFLSFRGADTRKSFISHLYAALNGKGIYVFKDDKELERGASISPGLLKAIEDSRISIIVFSQNYASSTWCLDELVKIVQCKNKNDHQQMVFPIFYDVEPTVVRKQTGSFREAFSKHEEAFRENLEKVKNWRDGLKEVANISGWELNEYRSELEFIWDIVKAISSKIPVKSETLKNLVGIDSRLEELRSLMNKGPNDDVRMIGICGMGGLGKTTLARVVYDLISHEFEGSSFLADVREKFENKGSVISFQRQLLFEILKLEKDSIWNVGDGINILGSRLQHKKVLLVIDDVVDIKQLEYLAGKREWFGSGSRIIVTSRDEHLLKTHGMDEIYKPNELNYHDALQLFNMKAFKIQKPLEECVQLSEGVLRYVGGLPLALEVLGSFLNGRSVDQWRSTLERLQIEPPNKIMSILQISFDGLQELEKKIFLDIACFFKRKTKDYVSKILDSCGFDIGISVLIEKSLLTVRENNRLWMHDLIQEMGRQIVRRQSPDEPGKRSRLWKEADVHHVLSQNTGSEVVEGIMVDDYFFRGNDVHLSAKAFSQMTNLRLLKINNVQLPEGLEYLSNRLRLLDWHRYPLKSLPSNLQLDKIVEFKMCYSRIEELWKGIKPLNMLRVLKLSHSENLIKTPDFTKVPNLEVLDLEGCTGLREIHQSLLRHNKLILLNLKGCTSLTTLPGEIFMESLKTLVLSGCSKLKKFPDIVMRSMGDLTELFLDGTSIAEVPSSIELLTRLELLNLNDCRSLVRLPSSINGLKSLKTLNLSGCFKLENVPETLGQVESLEKLDISVTARRQPPSSIFLMKNLKELSCRGCKGSPSSASRFLRFPINLMRWSSDPVALSLPSSLSGLCSLTKLDISDCDLGEGAIPSSIGDLCSLEWLLLSGNSFVSLPASIYRLSNLRRIELEECKMLQNLPRLPASLQSISLDGCVSLETISDVLNLNEHQLPNFHLRCADCLKLAGNYDLALSLLKEYIKNSEDHGRRFDIIVPGSEIPEWFEYQNNEGSSITISTPPKTYKNRKLVGYAMCCVFHVPKYSLPYYIRPLPYPVHDLGGWPTDRYGYGIWFGKQFGQAVSDHLWLYYLNREEVWRYYHNIYKVKFDSPSGLELKRCGLHPIYVHEGDKFNQTSDPVWNLNEFDHDCLGSTSFMRSLNDDLDRAEASGSCCGDDAGSTTSSERSFLKRSLEGYVGAAEASGSGCCNDEEEPRPKRFRQLE; from the exons ATGGCTTCATCGAGCATACAAAATGTGTCTCATTGGCCATATGATGCCTTCTTAAGCTTTAGAGGAGCAGACACCCGTAAAAGCTTCATAAGTCATCTCTATGCTGCTTTGAATGGAAAAGGAATTTATGTATTCAAGGATGACAAAGAACTTGAGAGAGGAGCATCCATTTCACCTGGACTTCTTAAGGCAATTGAAGATTCtagaatttcaattattgttttctcTCAAAACTATGCTTCCTCCACTTGGTGCTTGGATGAACTTGTTAAGATTGTTCAATGCAAGAACAAAAACGATCATCAACAAATGgtttttccaattttctatGATGTTGAACCCACTGTGGTAAGGAAACAAACGGGAAGTTTTCGAGAAGCTTTTTCTAAACATGAAGAAGCTTTTAGGGAGAATCtagaaaaagtgaaaaattggAGAGACGGTTTGAAAGAGGTGGCTAATATTTCTGGCTGGGAATTGAACGAGTACAG GAGTGAGTTGGAATTTATTTGGGATATTGTCAAGGCGATATCAAGTAAAATTCCTGTAAAATCAGAGACTCTTAAGAATCTAGTGGGAATAGATTCACGCTTGGAAGAACTGAGGTCTCTTATGAACAAAGGGCCTAATGATGATGTTCGTATGATAGGGATTTGTGGTATGGGAGGTTTAGGTAAGACGACTCTTGCAAGAGTTGTTTATGACTTGATCTCTCATGAATTTGAAGGGAGTAGTTTTCTTGCCGATGTTagagaaaaatttgaaaacaaaggCAGTGTAATCTCTTTTCAAAGGCAACTCCTTTTCGAAATATTGAAGCTCGAAAAAGATAGCATATGGAATGTCGGTGATGGCATCAACATTTTAGGAAGCAGGCTGCAACACAAAAAGGTTCTTCTTGTTATTGATGATGTGGTTGACATAAAGCAATTAGAGTATTTAGCTGGAAAGCGTGAGTGGTTTGGTTCAGGCAGTAGGATCATTGTAACATCGCGAGATGAACATCTATTAAAGACACATGGAATGGATGAAATATATAAGCCTAATGAACTAAATTACCATGATGCTCTTCAACTTTTCAACATGAAAGCTTTTAAAATCCAAAAGCCTCTTGAAGAATGTGTGCAGCTGTCAGAAGGTGTTCTACGGTATGTCGGTGGTCTTCCATTAGCTCTCGAAGTTTTGGGTTCCTTTTTGAATGGTAGATCCGTGGATCAATGGAGAAGCACCTTGGAAAGGCTACAAATAGAGCCTCCCAATAAGATTATGAGTATACTTCAAATAAGTTTTGACGGACTACAAGAattagagaagaaaatatttctcgATATTGCATGTTTCTTTAAACGGAAGACTAAAGATTATGTATCGAAAATTCTCGACAGCTGTGGTTTTGATATCGGAATTAGTGTCCTTAtagaaaaatctttattaacAGTACGTGAGAATAACAGACTGTGGATGCATGATTTGATACAAGAAATGGGTCGCCAAATTGTTAGGAGACAATCCCCCGACGAGCCTGGAAAACGTAGTAGATTGTGGAAGGAAGCAGATGTACACCATGTATTGTCACAAAATACA gGAAGTGAAGTAGTTGAAGGAATAATGGTTGATGATTATTTCTTTCGTGGAAATGATGTGCATTTAAGTGCTAAAGCATTTTCGCAGATGACCAACCTAAGACTGCTCAAAATCAATAATGTGCAACTTCCTGAAGGCCTAGAATACCTCTCGAACAGGTTGCGATTACTTGATTGGCATCGGTATCCTTTGAAATCTTTGCCATCAAATCTGCAATTGgataaaattgttgaatttaaaatgtgCTACAGCCGCATTGAAGAATTATGGAAGGGAATCAAA CCTTTAAACATGTTGAGAGTCTTGAAACTCAGCCATTCGGAGAATCTGATTAAGACACCAGACTTCACAAAGGTCCCAAACTTAGAGGTGTTGGATCTTGAAGGATGTACAGGGTTGCGTGAAATTCACCAGTCTTTGCTACGTCACAATAAGCTGAtcttgttgaatttgaaaggtTGTACAAGTCTTACAACTCTTCCGGGTGAGATTTTTATGGAATCTCTTAAAACACTTGTTCTATCTGGTTGctcaaaattgaagaaatttccAGACATTGTAATGAGAAGTATGGGAGATTTGACGGAGCTCTTTTTAGATGGAACTTCTATTGCAGAAGTACCATCATCAATAGAACTTTTGACCAGACTTGaattgttaaatttgaatgacTGCAGAAGTCTCGTGAGACTTCCTAGCAGTATAAATGGTTTGAAATCCCTCAAAACTTTGAATCTCTCAGGCTGCTTCAAACTTGAAAATGTGCCTGAGACGCTTGGGCAAGTAGAAAGTTTGGAAAAACTTGATATAAGTGTTACAGCTAGAAGGCAACCTCCATCGTCGATTTTTCTTATGAAGAATCTTAAAGAACTATCTTGTCGTGGGTGCAAAGGATCACCATCATCTGCATCACGATTTCTGCGCTTTCCTATCAATTTGATGCGATGGAGTTCAGATCCGGTGGCTTTGAGTTTGCCGTCTTCTCTGTCAGGTTTGTGTAGTTTAACGAAATTGGATATCAGTGACTGTGATCTAGGGGAAGGAGCAATCCCAAGTAGTATTGGCGACTTATGCTCATTAGAATGGTTGTTGCTGAGTGGAAACAGTTTTGTTTCGCTACCGGCAAGCATCTACCGTCTTTCTAATCTTCGGCGGATTGAATTAGAGGAATGCAAAATGCTTCAAAATCTGCCTCGACTTCCAGCCAGTCTACAGTCGATTTCGTTAGACGGTTGTGTTTCGTTGGAAACAATATCAgatgtattaaatttaaacgAGCATCAACTCCCGAACTTCCACCTTCGTTGTGCGGATTGCTTGAAATTGGCTGGCAACTATGATTTGGCGCTTTCACTGCTGAAAgagtacattaaaaattcTGAG GACCATGGGAGACGTTTTGACATAATTGTTCCTGGAAGTGAAATCCCAGAGTGGTTCGAGTATCAGAATAATGAGGGTTCTTCAATAACAATAAGCACGCCTCCAAAGACGTATAAGAATCGTAAGCTTGTGGGATATGCTATGTGCTGTGTTTTTCATGTCCCTAAATATTCACTTCCTTATTATATACGACCGCTTCCATATCCCGTACATGATCTGGGTGGCTGGCCTACCGACCGGTATGGTTATGGAATTTGGTTTGGAAAGCAATTCGGTCAGGCTGTGTCAGACCATCTTTGGCTATACTACCTGAATAGGGAAGAGGTGTGGCGATACTaccataatatttataaagtgAAATTTGATTCGCCGTCGGGATTGGAGTTGAAGAGGTGTGGTTTGCATCCAATCTATGTGCATGAAGGGGATAAGTTCAACCAAACAAGTGATCCGGTTTGGAATTTGAACGAATTCGATCACGATTGTTTAGGTTCAACATCCTTTATGCGTAGCCTTAATGATGACTTAGACAGGGCAGAAGCCAGTGGAAGTTGCTGCGGGGATGATGCAGGATCAACGACGTCGTCTGAGCGAAGCTTTCTAAAGCGAAGTCTTGAAGGATATGTTGGGGCGGCTGAAGCTAGTGGAAGTGGCTGCTGTAATGATGAGGAGGAACCACGACCTAAAAGATTTAGACAACTCGAATGA